GCAAAGTAGTTACCAAACTCTCTTTTATTAATGAGCAATTTGCCGTCGCCGGGTCTGATTCGCACGCGAGCGACAGAACTTTTCCTTCTGCCAAGGCCCCAGAAGAAAGCGCTCTTTTCCGGCTTCTTTTCGGTTTTGTGCTGCGGCTTCGGCGCCGCAACTGCTTTCGGACTATCAACAGGATTATCGTTTTGGGCTTCTGCCATAAATTTCTACTTCCCTTTAAACAGCTCTATTTTTTCGGGTTTCTGTGCCTGATGGTCGTGTTCCGGTCCGCGGTAAACCTTTAGTTTTTTCAACATATCCCTAGCCAAAGCATTCTTCGGCAGCATTCTTCTTACCGCCAGTTCTATTACCTTTTCAGGTTTTTTCGCCATCATCTCAGCAAAGCTGACGTATTTATGGCCGCCGGGATAAAGGGTGTAATAATCGTATTCTTTCGCCTCGGCTTTCTTGCCGGTTACCTTCACTTTGGCGGCGTTTATCACAATTACGAAATCACCCGTATCGATATGAGGGGTGTATGTGGGCTTGGTTTTGCCCATAAGTATTGGGGCTATCCTGGCCGCCATTCTGCCTAAAACCGCCCCGTCG
The sequence above is a segment of the Phycisphaerae bacterium genome. Coding sequences within it:
- the rplM gene encoding 50S ribosomal protein L13 translates to MKSFLAKKGEVEQKWLLVDADGAVLGRMAARIAPILMGKTKPTYTPHIDTGDFVIVINAAKVKVTGKKAEAKEYDYYTLYPGGHKYVSFAEMMAKKPEKVIELAVRRMLPKNALARDMLKKLKVYRGPEHDHQAQKPEKIELFKGK